A genomic region of Rhodococcus pyridinivorans contains the following coding sequences:
- a CDS encoding acetate/propionate family kinase, which yields MSSPNPVTAGTVLVLNSGSSSIKFQLIEPESGKSLAHGLIERIGEPEGRIVFHHTAGADERNDAIADHRTGLRAVLEMLEGLGRPLHEVGIVAVGHRLVHGGKVFYEPTLIDDDVVRAVDELSILAPLHNPANVVGMEVAREELPDIPHVGVFDTAFFHGLPPHAATYAIDRDIAHKHDIRRYGFHGTSHEYVSGRAAEFLGRDIADLNLVVLHLGNGASASAVAGGSPIDTSMGLTPLEGLVMGTRSGDIDPGVVMHLNRAAGLKVDAIDDLLNRHSGLKGLSGVNDFRALLKLVGEGDEDARLAYEVYVHRIRKYVGAYTFELGGVDAIVFTGGVGENNVDVRRDSLSGLDRLGIVVDDARNTADDDGERRISADSSQVEVLVIPTNEELAIARAAVQFARR from the coding sequence GTGAGCAGCCCGAACCCGGTCACCGCAGGCACCGTCCTGGTCCTCAACTCCGGATCGTCGTCGATCAAGTTCCAGCTGATCGAACCGGAGAGCGGAAAGTCGCTGGCGCACGGACTGATCGAGCGGATCGGGGAACCGGAGGGCCGGATCGTCTTCCACCACACGGCGGGGGCGGACGAACGCAACGACGCCATCGCCGACCACCGGACCGGACTGCGTGCGGTACTGGAGATGCTCGAAGGGCTTGGCCGTCCGCTGCACGAGGTGGGCATCGTCGCCGTCGGACACCGACTCGTGCACGGCGGCAAGGTCTTCTACGAACCGACCCTGATCGACGACGACGTGGTCCGCGCCGTCGACGAATTGTCGATCCTTGCGCCCCTCCACAATCCGGCGAACGTCGTGGGAATGGAGGTCGCGCGGGAGGAACTGCCCGACATCCCCCATGTGGGGGTCTTCGACACCGCCTTCTTCCACGGTCTTCCGCCGCACGCGGCGACCTATGCGATCGACCGCGACATCGCCCACAAGCACGACATCCGGCGGTACGGATTCCACGGTACTTCACACGAATACGTGTCGGGGCGTGCCGCGGAGTTCCTCGGACGCGACATCGCGGACCTGAATCTGGTTGTGCTCCATCTGGGTAACGGTGCGTCGGCGTCGGCGGTCGCAGGTGGGAGCCCGATCGACACCTCGATGGGACTGACCCCGCTCGAGGGTCTCGTCATGGGCACGCGCAGCGGCGACATCGATCCGGGTGTCGTCATGCACCTCAACCGAGCGGCCGGGTTGAAGGTCGACGCCATCGACGACCTGCTCAACCGGCATTCGGGCCTGAAGGGGCTGTCGGGTGTCAACGACTTCCGGGCTCTGCTGAAGCTCGTCGGCGAGGGCGACGAGGACGCGCGACTCGCGTACGAAGTCTACGTGCATCGCATCCGGAAGTACGTGGGCGCCTACACCTTCGAGCTCGGCGGCGTCGACGCGATCGTGTTCACCGGTGGGGTGGGGGAGAACAACGTCGACGTCCGGCGCGACAGCCTCTCCGGCCTCGACCGGCTCGGCATCGTCGTCGACGATGCGCGCAACACTGCCGACGACGACGGGGAACGCCGGATCTCGGCCGACTCGTCGCAGGTGGAGGTTCTCGTGATCCCCACGAACGAGGAACTCGCCATCGCCCGCGCGGCCGTGCAGTTCGCCCGGCGCTGA
- a CDS encoding serine/threonine-protein kinase, which yields MSDEPEPADTPSADSGPATEPAVNSGPATERAVNSVPATERAVNSGPATRRAADSGPATEPSTSDSGPATARAAGDAGPATERGPVPATRPDSTQRSSIWSGSSSQRSSSQRSSNRRIRPRGTQRRRIAGLVDVPVPTTKDPVDAVLRDPHVSEGKRFCAKCGQPVGRSTPSGPGPTEGDCPQCGTHFQFTPALHRGDLVAGQYEVQGCLAHGGLGWIYLAIDRNVSDRWVVLKGLLQGGDAEAQAVAVAERQFLAEVSHPSIVQIYNFVEHPSPDGTPMGYIVMEYLGGHTLRTVLDNYPPPNRIPVEQAIAYMLEVLPALQYLHDIGLVYNDLKPENIMVTDEQIELIDLGAVSAIEGYGYLYGTPGYQAPEIVRTGPTVASDIYTVGRTLAVLTLDMPSDKGRYRDGLPTPEQAPLLDEFDSFHRLLLRATNPDPQQRFSSADELHGQLTGVLREILSKKLGTEHPGLSRLFSPPRTTFGTDEALVPTDVYADGIERDPKLRGQDVAAALPVPLLDPNDPSAALLAAAVHSEPQQTLDSLRHARENGVGRVVGASDVSFSKEITLAEVRAHLDLGQVDSAVEILTRLEREFGDDWRMDWYAGIAELLQDDYEAAFARFDKVLHALPGEIAPKIALGATAELTLQHWESDDPDAWRRFCEQSYRVVWRTDHAVVSAAFGLARQLTARDEIRAAVAVLDEVPTTSRHHSAATMTAALILLRGGRVEEISEADLREAAHRIASLPPDEGRALQMRALVLGTALEWVRSGRASSREYDRILDVPFTEKGLRLGTEAALRQLARNAPSRTHRYTLVDLANAIRPRSLT from the coding sequence ATGTCCGACGAACCCGAACCGGCCGATACCCCGTCGGCCGATTCCGGCCCCGCCACCGAACCGGCAGTGAACTCCGGGCCCGCCACCGAGCGGGCAGTGAACTCTGTGCCCGCCACCGAACGGGCAGTGAACTCCGGGCCCGCCACTAGGCGCGCAGCGGATTCCGGGCCCGCGACCGAGCCGTCGACCAGCGACTCGGGACCGGCCACCGCGCGGGCGGCCGGGGATGCCGGACCTGCCACCGAACGCGGCCCCGTCCCCGCCACGCGGCCCGACTCCACCCAGCGCTCGTCGATCTGGTCCGGCTCGTCCTCCCAGCGTTCGTCCTCCCAACGTTCGTCGAACCGCCGCATCCGGCCGCGCGGAACCCAGCGTCGCCGCATCGCCGGCCTCGTCGACGTGCCGGTCCCCACCACGAAGGATCCGGTCGACGCCGTCCTCCGCGATCCTCACGTCTCCGAAGGCAAGAGGTTCTGCGCGAAGTGCGGACAACCGGTGGGACGCAGCACCCCGTCGGGGCCGGGTCCCACAGAAGGTGATTGCCCCCAGTGCGGAACACATTTCCAGTTCACTCCGGCCCTGCACCGCGGGGACCTCGTCGCCGGGCAGTACGAGGTGCAGGGTTGTCTCGCCCACGGCGGACTGGGATGGATCTACCTCGCGATCGACCGCAACGTGAGCGACCGCTGGGTAGTGCTGAAGGGCCTGCTGCAGGGTGGCGACGCCGAGGCCCAGGCGGTCGCGGTGGCCGAACGCCAGTTCCTGGCCGAGGTCAGCCATCCGAGCATCGTGCAGATCTACAACTTCGTCGAGCACCCCTCACCCGACGGCACCCCGATGGGATACATCGTCATGGAGTACCTGGGTGGTCACACCCTGCGTACCGTGCTCGACAACTATCCCCCACCGAACCGCATCCCCGTCGAGCAGGCCATCGCATACATGCTCGAAGTGCTACCGGCACTGCAGTATCTGCACGACATCGGACTGGTCTACAACGACCTCAAGCCCGAGAACATCATGGTCACCGACGAGCAGATCGAACTCATCGACCTCGGCGCCGTCTCCGCGATCGAGGGATACGGCTATCTGTACGGGACGCCGGGATATCAAGCACCCGAGATCGTCCGGACCGGGCCGACGGTCGCGAGCGACATCTACACGGTCGGACGCACACTCGCGGTGCTCACCCTCGACATGCCCTCGGACAAAGGCCGTTACCGCGACGGTCTGCCCACCCCCGAGCAGGCTCCCCTGCTCGACGAGTTCGACTCCTTCCACCGCCTGCTCCTGCGGGCCACGAACCCCGATCCGCAGCAGCGCTTCTCGTCCGCCGACGAATTGCACGGACAGCTCACCGGTGTGCTGCGCGAGATCCTGTCGAAGAAACTCGGCACCGAACACCCCGGACTGTCCCGGCTGTTCAGCCCGCCCCGCACGACCTTCGGCACCGACGAGGCACTCGTCCCCACCGACGTGTACGCCGACGGGATCGAGCGCGACCCCAAACTGCGGGGCCAGGATGTCGCGGCGGCACTGCCCGTCCCCCTGCTCGACCCCAACGATCCGAGTGCCGCGCTCCTCGCCGCCGCGGTGCACAGCGAACCGCAGCAGACCCTCGACTCGCTCCGGCACGCGCGCGAGAACGGGGTCGGGCGGGTCGTCGGAGCATCCGACGTGTCGTTCTCCAAGGAGATCACCCTCGCCGAGGTCCGCGCCCATCTCGATCTCGGGCAGGTCGACAGCGCGGTGGAGATCCTCACCCGCCTCGAGCGCGAGTTCGGCGACGACTGGCGCATGGACTGGTACGCCGGCATCGCCGAACTGCTGCAGGACGACTACGAGGCAGCGTTCGCCCGGTTCGACAAGGTGCTGCACGCGCTTCCGGGTGAGATCGCCCCGAAGATCGCACTCGGGGCCACCGCCGAACTGACGCTGCAGCATTGGGAGAGCGACGACCCCGACGCGTGGCGACGCTTCTGCGAGCAGTCCTACCGGGTCGTGTGGCGCACCGATCACGCCGTCGTCAGCGCGGCCTTCGGGTTGGCACGCCAGCTCACCGCCCGCGACGAAATCCGCGCCGCCGTGGCCGTGCTCGACGAGGTCCCCACGACCTCCCGGCACCACAGTGCCGCGACCATGACCGCCGCACTGATCCTGTTACGAGGCGGTCGCGTCGAGGAGATCTCCGAGGCGGATCTGCGCGAGGCCGCGCACCGGATCGCGTCGCTGCCTCCCGACGAGGGTCGCGCCCTGCAGATGCGCGCACTGGTCCTCGGGACAGCGCTCGAATGGGTGCGCAGTGGACGGGCATCGAGTCGCGAGTACGACCGCATCCTCGACGTACCGTTCACCGAGAAGGGACTCCGCCTGGGCACCGAGGCGGCGCTGCGGCAATTGGCGCGCAACGCCCCTTCCCGCACACACCGCTACACCCTCGTCGACCTCGCGAACGCGATCCGGCCGCGCAGTTTGACCTGA
- a CDS encoding glutamate ABC transporter substrate-binding protein gives MRERVLVAGLCVVAALAGGCATDPPPRAPGLQGTTTSLPLPENARMLESSVATPPAPDCGDPTASLPPDPNATGPAIDRIRTRGRLIVGLDTGSNLMSYRDTATGRITGFDVDIARELARDLLGDPDLVDYRILSSAEREKALQDSTVDIVAKTMSITCARREKVDFSTEYFRAQQRVLVVRGSGIRSAADLAGRRVCIVEGTTSLLRMREVQPSASILTVPSWADCLVVLQQQQVDAVSTDDTILAGLASQDPYLELVGPSLGSEPYGIGIRLGSDELVRFVNATLERIRSDGTWTALYEKYLRVLGPTPSPPTPNYRK, from the coding sequence GTGAGAGAGCGCGTTCTCGTCGCGGGCCTGTGCGTCGTCGCCGCACTCGCCGGCGGGTGCGCGACCGACCCCCCACCGCGCGCCCCCGGCCTCCAAGGGACGACGACCTCTCTCCCGCTTCCCGAGAACGCGCGGATGCTCGAGTCGTCGGTGGCCACACCGCCCGCCCCCGACTGCGGCGATCCCACCGCCTCGCTTCCCCCGGATCCGAACGCCACCGGACCTGCGATCGATCGGATCCGCACGCGCGGCCGGCTGATCGTCGGCCTCGACACCGGCAGCAACCTCATGAGCTACCGCGACACCGCGACCGGGCGCATCACCGGTTTCGACGTCGACATCGCACGTGAGCTCGCCCGCGACCTCCTGGGCGATCCCGACCTCGTCGACTACCGCATCCTGTCGTCGGCCGAGCGCGAGAAGGCGCTGCAGGACTCCACCGTCGACATCGTCGCGAAGACCATGAGCATCACGTGCGCCCGACGCGAGAAGGTCGACTTCTCCACCGAGTACTTCCGAGCCCAGCAGCGCGTGCTCGTCGTCCGGGGATCCGGCATCCGCTCCGCCGCCGATCTCGCCGGCCGGCGCGTGTGCATCGTCGAGGGCACCACCTCGCTGCTCCGGATGCGAGAAGTGCAGCCGTCGGCGTCGATCCTCACCGTGCCGTCGTGGGCCGACTGCCTCGTCGTCCTCCAGCAACAGCAGGTCGACGCCGTGAGCACCGACGACACGATCCTCGCCGGACTCGCCTCACAGGACCCCTATCTCGAACTCGTCGGCCCCTCCCTGGGATCAGAGCCGTACGGAATCGGAATCCGGCTGGGCAGCGACGAGCTCGTACGCTTCGTCAACGCCACCCTCGAACGGATCCGCTCCGACGGGACGTGGACGGCGCTGTACGAGAAGTACCTGCGGGTGCTCGGTCCCACTCCGTCACCCCCGACACCGAACTACCGGAAGTGA
- a CDS encoding NUDIX hydrolase — protein sequence MRGDGDGWAVGPDGEKRWGRHGAAGLLLRAPLADGRPAVLLQHRAAWSHQGGTWALPGGARDSHESTVDAAVREAQEEAGIDVAAVTVRAERVTSGLAGGWTYTTVVADATETLVTSLNQESTELRWVPEPEVEAMPLHSGFAEAWPSLRTSPVRMLLDTANVLGASGPTGWWRDRPGATSALLADLAAVLPRTVEIPDGTFGWVPRVEAVLEGHARDATIDDVRIPVHSADGSGDDELTRLASTTTAVVDPGVTVVVTADRGLRARLPEGTIAMSPSAVLGWL from the coding sequence ATGCGTGGAGACGGTGACGGCTGGGCGGTCGGACCGGACGGCGAGAAGCGCTGGGGACGGCACGGCGCCGCAGGTCTGCTGCTGCGCGCTCCGCTCGCGGACGGTCGCCCCGCGGTTCTCCTGCAGCATCGGGCGGCATGGTCGCACCAGGGCGGGACGTGGGCACTTCCCGGTGGAGCGCGCGACTCGCACGAGAGCACCGTCGACGCCGCCGTGCGGGAGGCCCAGGAGGAGGCCGGCATCGATGTCGCGGCCGTGACGGTACGCGCCGAACGCGTCACGTCCGGTCTCGCGGGCGGATGGACCTACACCACCGTCGTCGCCGACGCCACCGAAACTCTCGTGACCAGTCTCAACCAGGAGAGCACCGAACTGCGCTGGGTGCCCGAACCGGAGGTCGAGGCGATGCCGCTGCACAGCGGCTTCGCCGAGGCGTGGCCGTCGCTGCGCACCTCACCGGTACGCATGCTGCTCGACACCGCGAACGTGCTCGGAGCGAGCGGCCCCACCGGATGGTGGCGCGACCGCCCCGGCGCGACGAGCGCACTGCTCGCCGACCTCGCCGCGGTCCTGCCCCGCACCGTCGAAATTCCCGACGGGACGTTCGGCTGGGTCCCCCGCGTCGAAGCGGTCCTCGAAGGGCATGCCCGCGACGCGACGATCGACGACGTCCGGATCCCGGTGCACAGCGCGGACGGCAGCGGCGACGACGAACTGACCCGGCTGGCCTCCACCACGACGGCCGTGGTCGACCCCGGTGTGACGGTCGTGGTCACCGCGGATCGCGGTCTGCGCGCACGGTTGCCCGAGGGCACGATCGCGATGTCGCCCTCGGCCGTGCTGGGCTGGCTGTAA
- the thiE gene encoding thiamine phosphate synthase — MTTYRGNHPDPRGRLATARLYLCTDARRDTGDLARFVEEALAGGVDIVQLRDKDSAGEKKFGRLEAREELAALEIIGEACARHGALLAVNDRADIALASGADILHLGQGDLPVRHARQILGDEIVIGRSTSSRAQAALADIEEGVDYFASGPVWDTPTKPGRTAAGLEVTREVTQSQPARPWFAIGGIDLERLPEVLDAGATRVAVVRAITKASDPRAAAAALKAALPT, encoded by the coding sequence GTGACCACCTATCGCGGCAACCATCCCGACCCGCGCGGCCGACTCGCCACCGCCCGGCTGTATCTGTGCACCGACGCTCGCCGGGACACCGGCGACCTCGCACGGTTCGTCGAGGAGGCCCTCGCCGGTGGGGTCGACATCGTCCAGTTGCGCGACAAGGACTCGGCCGGCGAGAAGAAGTTCGGACGCCTCGAGGCACGCGAGGAACTCGCCGCCCTCGAGATCATCGGCGAGGCGTGTGCACGCCACGGTGCGCTCCTGGCCGTGAACGACCGCGCCGACATCGCGCTCGCGTCGGGCGCCGACATCCTGCATCTCGGTCAGGGCGACCTGCCGGTGCGGCACGCGCGGCAGATCCTCGGCGACGAGATCGTCATCGGCCGCTCGACGTCGAGCCGCGCGCAGGCTGCGCTCGCCGACATCGAGGAGGGCGTCGACTACTTCGCATCCGGGCCGGTGTGGGACACACCGACCAAGCCGGGACGGACCGCAGCGGGGCTGGAGGTGACGCGCGAGGTCACGCAGTCGCAGCCGGCACGGCCGTGGTTCGCGATCGGCGGCATCGATCTCGAGCGACTCCCCGAGGTGCTCGACGCCGGTGCCACGCGGGTCGCGGTGGTCCGGGCGATCACGAAGGCATCCGATCCGCGGGCAGCCGCGGCGGCGCTGAAGGCCGCACTCCCGACCTGA
- the thiO gene encoding glycine oxidase ThiO, producing the protein MATVAVVGGGVIGLSIAWRAARAGHVVTVHDPNPGSGASWVAGGMLAPLSEGWPGEDHVLSLGAASLDRWPGFAEALRTETGVDVFTAQASLTVALDAADAADLRTVAEWVGEQGHEMRLLSRAEIREFEPSLGPKVRLGLLAPTESSVDNRTLVDALRVAATAAGVRFSDAAVHDLADLPDDQVVLAAGSASARLWPGLPVRPVKGEILRLRVRPGATPPPQRTVRASVHGRPAYLVPRHDGLVVGATQYEASDTQVTVAGVRDLIADAEKIFPALGEYELFEASAGLRPMTPDNLPLIGRLSDRVVAATGHGRNGVLLTPLTVDAVLAELGGRSLADAQYACPGRITEASVG; encoded by the coding sequence ATGGCAACTGTGGCCGTCGTGGGTGGCGGAGTGATCGGGCTGTCGATCGCATGGCGCGCGGCCCGCGCGGGACACGTCGTGACCGTGCACGACCCGAATCCTGGTAGCGGAGCCTCGTGGGTGGCCGGAGGAATGCTGGCACCGCTGTCCGAGGGCTGGCCCGGTGAGGACCACGTCCTGTCCCTGGGAGCGGCCTCCCTCGACCGCTGGCCCGGCTTCGCGGAGGCGCTGCGCACGGAGACCGGCGTCGATGTGTTCACCGCCCAGGCGTCCCTGACCGTCGCGCTCGATGCGGCCGATGCGGCCGACCTGCGGACCGTCGCCGAATGGGTGGGGGAGCAGGGGCACGAGATGCGGCTGCTCTCCCGCGCCGAGATCCGGGAGTTCGAGCCGTCCCTCGGTCCGAAGGTCCGTCTCGGACTCCTCGCCCCCACCGAGTCGTCGGTCGACAACCGTACGCTCGTCGACGCCCTGCGCGTCGCGGCCACCGCGGCCGGGGTGCGTTTCTCCGACGCCGCCGTCCACGATCTCGCCGACCTTCCCGACGATCAGGTGGTGCTCGCCGCCGGCTCGGCGTCGGCGCGACTGTGGCCGGGCCTTCCGGTCCGTCCGGTCAAGGGCGAGATCCTGCGCCTGCGGGTGCGGCCGGGCGCGACTCCGCCGCCGCAGCGCACCGTGCGCGCGAGTGTCCACGGACGCCCCGCCTATCTGGTGCCCCGCCACGACGGCCTCGTCGTGGGCGCCACACAGTACGAGGCGTCCGACACACAGGTCACGGTGGCCGGGGTGCGCGATCTGATCGCCGACGCCGAGAAGATCTTTCCTGCGCTCGGCGAGTACGAACTGTTCGAGGCGAGCGCGGGCCTGCGCCCGATGACCCCCGACAACCTGCCGCTGATCGGCCGGCTCTCCGATCGTGTCGTCGCCGCGACCGGCCACGGCCGCAACGGTGTGCTGCTCACGCCGCTCACCGTCGACGCGGTGCTCGCCGAACTCGGTGGGCGGTCGCTGGCCGACGCGCAGTACGCCTGTCCTGGACGAATTACGGAAGCGAGTGTGGGATGA
- the thiS gene encoding sulfur carrier protein ThiS: MTNVSVGITVNGEDKYYDAAPTVSQLLNELGLPEKGIAVAVDGVVCPRGRWSEPVTRGASIEILTAVQGG, encoded by the coding sequence ATGACGAACGTGTCCGTGGGCATCACCGTCAACGGTGAGGACAAGTACTACGACGCGGCCCCGACCGTGTCACAACTGCTGAACGAGCTCGGTCTGCCCGAGAAGGGCATCGCGGTCGCCGTCGACGGTGTCGTGTGCCCGCGCGGCCGCTGGTCGGAGCCGGTCACACGCGGAGCGAGCATCGAGATCCTCACGGCGGTCCAGGGTGGCTGA
- a CDS encoding thiazole synthase, whose amino-acid sequence MADTHDRGADLPQLTIAGRAFGSRLITGTGGAANLAVLEEALVASGTELTTVAMRRVDAASGTGVLDLLRRLGIEPLPNTAGCRGAKEAVLTAQLGREALETDWVKLEVIADERTLLPDVIELVSAAEQLVDDGFVVLPYTTDDPVLARRLEDVGCAAVMPLGSPIGTGLGISNPHHIEMIVEAAGVPVILDAGIGTASDAALAMELGCDAVLLATAVTRAKDPALMASAMRHAVEAGFRARHAGRIPKRFWAQASSPMEP is encoded by the coding sequence GTGGCTGACACACACGATCGCGGCGCCGACCTGCCGCAGCTGACCATCGCCGGCCGCGCCTTCGGGTCGCGGCTGATCACCGGCACCGGTGGCGCGGCGAACCTGGCCGTGCTCGAGGAGGCACTCGTCGCGTCGGGCACCGAACTGACCACCGTCGCGATGCGCCGCGTCGACGCGGCCTCCGGAACCGGTGTCCTCGACCTGCTGCGCCGCCTCGGCATCGAACCGCTGCCGAACACTGCCGGGTGCCGCGGCGCGAAGGAAGCCGTGCTGACCGCGCAGCTCGGGCGGGAAGCGCTGGAGACCGACTGGGTGAAACTCGAGGTCATCGCCGACGAACGGACGCTGCTGCCCGACGTCATCGAACTCGTCTCCGCAGCCGAACAACTCGTCGACGACGGCTTCGTCGTCCTGCCGTACACGACCGACGATCCCGTCCTCGCGCGGCGCCTCGAGGACGTCGGTTGTGCCGCGGTGATGCCGCTCGGCTCGCCGATCGGGACCGGCCTCGGTATCTCGAACCCGCACCACATCGAGATGATCGTCGAGGCTGCGGGTGTGCCGGTGATCCTCGACGCGGGAATCGGAACCGCCTCCGACGCGGCGCTCGCGATGGAACTCGGTTGCGACGCCGTGCTGCTCGCGACCGCCGTCACCCGCGCGAAGGATCCGGCGCTGATGGCGTCGGCGATGCGTCACGCCGTCGAAGCGGGATTCCGTGCCCGGCACGCCGGCCGGATCCCGAAACGCTTCTGGGCCCAGGCATCTTCGCCGATGGAGCCGTGA
- a CDS encoding ATP-binding cassette domain-containing protein encodes MIEVTGLTKTFGSTTAVDDLTFTVRPGIVTGFLGPNGAGKSTTMRMILGLDQPTSGTALIEGKPYSELTRPLTTVGALLDAKWVHPNRSARSHLAWLAASNGLPASRVDEVLRQVGLTEVAGKRAGGFSLGMSQRLGLAAALLGNPRVLLFDEPVNGLDPEGIVWIRRFMQALAAEGRTVLVSSHLLSEMAQTAEHLIVIGRGRLIADTSVKAFVDRASDSFVVVRSPQLDELRTALTERGHTVREDDGALHVSGAPAAEIGELAATRSIVLHELAGRNASLEEAFMKLTGGEVEYHGSGVDDVMKGGL; translated from the coding sequence ATGATCGAAGTGACCGGCTTGACCAAGACCTTCGGGTCCACGACCGCGGTCGACGACCTGACGTTCACGGTCCGTCCCGGCATCGTCACCGGCTTCCTCGGCCCCAACGGCGCGGGGAAGTCCACCACGATGCGCATGATCCTGGGGCTGGACCAGCCGACCTCGGGAACCGCACTGATCGAAGGGAAGCCGTACAGCGAGCTGACACGGCCGCTCACCACCGTCGGGGCGTTGCTCGACGCGAAGTGGGTGCATCCCAACCGGTCGGCGCGGTCGCATCTCGCCTGGCTGGCCGCGTCGAACGGTCTGCCCGCCTCGCGTGTCGACGAGGTTCTGCGCCAAGTGGGACTGACGGAGGTCGCGGGCAAGCGCGCCGGCGGCTTCTCGCTCGGCATGTCGCAGCGACTCGGTCTCGCCGCCGCACTGCTCGGCAACCCGCGCGTGCTGCTGTTCGACGAACCGGTCAACGGCCTCGACCCCGAGGGCATCGTGTGGATCCGGAGGTTCATGCAGGCGCTCGCCGCGGAAGGCCGCACGGTGCTCGTGTCCAGCCACCTGCTCTCGGAGATGGCGCAGACCGCCGAACATCTCATCGTCATCGGCCGTGGACGGCTCATCGCCGACACCTCGGTGAAGGCGTTCGTCGACCGCGCGTCCGACTCGTTCGTCGTCGTGCGCAGCCCGCAACTCGACGAGCTGCGCACCGCGCTCACCGAACGCGGGCACACCGTGCGGGAGGACGACGGTGCCCTGCACGTCTCGGGCGCTCCGGCGGCGGAGATCGGCGAACTCGCTGCGACCCGGTCGATCGTGCTGCACGAACTCGCGGGACGCAACGCGTCGCTCGAGGAAGCGTTCATGAAACTCACCGGTGGCGAGGTCGAATACCACGGATCCGGAGTCGACGACGTCATGAAGGGTGGACTGTGA
- a CDS encoding ABC transporter permease, producing the protein MSTALDTLRAERIKLTSVQSPLWCTLVIVALGLGLAAILGSVSRASAGMDDELGRFYPTVDVAVSGVTGFGVLVLMILAALSVTSEYRFGVIRTTFQATPNRTLLLTMKALLIGVLGAVLTLAVSFGAFYLAKALAGPDAGRELVLSGGTAWRAVYGTAIYAFLCVFLAVGVGTLLRQSAGTIALLMLWPLLLESLFALFGSVGREIQPFLPFANANNFLGIGQGIEFHWGPWGSLLYFAAFSFLVFAASLVVVNRRDA; encoded by the coding sequence ATGAGTACGGCGCTCGACACACTGCGGGCCGAACGGATCAAGCTCACGTCGGTGCAGTCACCGCTGTGGTGCACCCTCGTCATCGTCGCCCTCGGCCTGGGTCTGGCCGCGATCCTCGGGTCGGTCTCCCGCGCGTCGGCCGGGATGGACGACGAACTGGGACGGTTCTATCCGACCGTGGACGTCGCGGTCAGCGGCGTCACCGGCTTCGGTGTGCTGGTGCTCATGATCCTCGCGGCACTGTCGGTCACCAGCGAATACCGTTTCGGGGTCATCCGCACGACCTTCCAGGCCACCCCGAACCGCACCCTGCTCCTGACGATGAAGGCCCTGCTCATCGGTGTGCTGGGCGCGGTGCTGACACTCGCGGTCTCGTTCGGTGCCTTCTACCTCGCGAAGGCACTGGCCGGGCCCGACGCAGGTCGCGAACTCGTCCTCAGCGGCGGCACGGCGTGGCGCGCGGTCTACGGCACCGCGATCTACGCGTTCCTGTGCGTCTTCCTCGCGGTCGGTGTGGGCACGCTGTTGCGGCAGTCGGCCGGCACGATCGCGCTGCTGATGCTGTGGCCGCTGCTGCTCGAGTCGTTGTTCGCGCTGTTCGGTTCGGTGGGCCGCGAGATCCAGCCGTTCCTGCCGTTCGCGAACGCGAACAACTTCCTGGGTATCGGGCAGGGAATCGAATTCCACTGGGGTCCATGGGGATCGCTCCTGTACTTCGCGGCCTTCTCGTTCCTGGTGTTCGCGGCCTCACTCGTGGTGGTCAACCGCCGCGACGCCTGA